The following coding sequences are from one Mycolicibacterium aichiense window:
- a CDS encoding bifunctional glycosyltransferase family 2/GtrA family protein, with amino-acid sequence MTITDIPVARRRNAALTAADRGVPVLDVVVPVYNEQAVLANSIHRLHRHLREDFPFSFRITIADNASIDDTPAVAAGLAAELPEVRMVRLEQKGRGRALHAVWSTSDAPVLAYMDVDLSTDLAALAPLVAPLVSGHSDLAIGTRLGRGSRVVRGAKREVISRCYNLILRSTLAAKFSDAQCGFKAIRADVAAELLPYVEDTGWFFDTELLVLAERSGLRIHEVPVDWIDDPDSRVDIVATAVADLKGIARLLKGFGTGQIPVKAIGAQFGNQAGAPKSLLTQGVRFAAIGIGSTLAYLLLFLLLRPIGAQGANLVALLVTAIVNTAANRRFTFGVRGRGGVARHQFEGLVVFAIGLGLTSGALALLHTMGEPHRAVELLVLIAANLMATVVRFVLLRGWVFHPRRTGQTVGGK; translated from the coding sequence ATGACCATCACCGACATCCCCGTGGCACGCCGACGCAATGCCGCACTGACCGCCGCCGACCGCGGTGTACCGGTGCTCGATGTCGTCGTGCCGGTGTACAACGAGCAGGCCGTGCTGGCCAACTCGATCCACCGGCTGCACCGCCACCTGCGGGAGGACTTCCCGTTCTCGTTCCGCATCACGATCGCCGACAACGCCAGCATCGACGACACCCCCGCGGTGGCGGCCGGTCTGGCTGCCGAACTGCCCGAGGTCCGCATGGTGCGGCTGGAGCAGAAGGGCCGGGGGCGGGCGTTGCACGCGGTGTGGTCGACCTCGGATGCGCCGGTCCTGGCCTACATGGACGTCGACCTGTCGACCGATCTGGCCGCGCTGGCACCGCTGGTGGCACCGCTGGTGTCGGGGCATTCCGATCTGGCCATCGGCACCCGGCTGGGTCGCGGCTCCCGTGTCGTGCGGGGTGCCAAGCGGGAGGTCATCTCGCGCTGCTACAACCTCATCCTGCGTTCGACGCTCGCCGCCAAGTTCAGTGATGCCCAATGCGGTTTCAAGGCGATCCGCGCGGATGTCGCGGCCGAGCTGCTGCCCTACGTCGAGGACACCGGCTGGTTCTTCGATACCGAACTGCTGGTGCTGGCCGAGCGCAGCGGGCTCCGCATCCACGAGGTCCCGGTGGACTGGATCGACGATCCCGACAGCCGGGTCGACATCGTGGCCACCGCGGTCGCCGACCTGAAGGGAATCGCACGCTTGCTCAAAGGATTCGGCACCGGACAGATCCCGGTCAAAGCAATCGGCGCCCAGTTCGGCAACCAGGCCGGCGCGCCCAAATCGCTGTTGACCCAAGGCGTGCGATTCGCAGCGATCGGCATCGGATCGACACTGGCCTATCTGCTGTTGTTCCTGCTGCTACGCCCGATCGGCGCTCAGGGTGCCAACCTGGTGGCGCTGCTGGTGACCGCGATAGTCAATACCGCGGCCAATCGGCGGTTCACCTTCGGGGTCCGCGGCCGAGGCGGGGTGGCACGCCACCAGTTCGAGGGCCTGGTGGTCTTCGCCATCGGGCTGGGTCTGACCAGCGGAGCGCTGGCGCTGCTGCACACGATGGGCGAACCGCACCGCGCCGTGGAACTCCTGGTGCTGATCGCGGCCAACCTGATGGCCACCGTCGTTCGCTTCGTGCTGTTGCGCGGCTGGGTCTTCCATCCCCGCCGCACCGGCCAGACTGTTGGAGGAAAGTGA
- a CDS encoding glycosyltransferase family 39 protein: MTVLAEFTEKPTDIHPHEQPHPLRPRWVRPALGLLLAVTAVLYLWGLGAAGWANDYYAAAVQAGTQSWKALLFGSLDAGNAITVDKPPASLWVMALSGRIFGFGTLSMLVPQALMGVASVALVYSTVRRVSGYGAGLLAGAVLALTPVAALMFRFNNPDALLVLLMVVAAYCLIRALEANPTRWIALAGVAIGFAFLAKLLQALLVTPAFALVVLVAVPGSVWLRLRHLGVGLLAMVVSAGWYLALVSLWPSDSRPYIGGSTDNSLLQLALGYNGLGRVFGGDGNPGGNSGGGAGGGGGPGGGMFGGSTGITRMFGESMGTEISWLLPAALIALVAGLWFTRRAPRTDRTRASLLLWGGWLVVTVVVFSFMKGIMHPYYTIALAPAIGAVIGIGVRELWRGKQFVLPRVALGAMLVTTGVWNFVLLDRTPEWLPWLRWVVLAGSIVVTAVLVAGGHRLGRWTVALAAAGLLFGLGATAAYTVETVANSHSGGIPTSGPVRSGGGMGFGGPGGPRGQQASDNTELKAMLTAADNRWAAATVGSMGTSPLELATGTSIMSIGGFGGGDNSPTLEQFKSYVAAGQVHYFIAGEGPGGGHHGPGGDSGAGTQITQWVKQHFTAQDVGGTEVYDLTAPN, translated from the coding sequence ATGACTGTGCTCGCCGAGTTCACAGAAAAGCCGACGGACATTCACCCCCACGAACAGCCGCACCCGCTGCGGCCGCGTTGGGTGCGCCCGGCGCTGGGGCTGCTGTTGGCCGTCACCGCCGTGCTCTACCTGTGGGGGCTGGGCGCCGCCGGGTGGGCCAACGACTACTACGCGGCCGCTGTGCAGGCCGGCACCCAGAGCTGGAAGGCCCTGCTGTTCGGGTCGCTCGACGCGGGTAACGCGATCACGGTGGACAAGCCACCGGCATCGCTGTGGGTGATGGCATTGTCCGGGCGGATCTTTGGATTCGGCACACTGTCGATGCTGGTGCCACAGGCCTTGATGGGCGTGGCTTCCGTGGCGCTGGTCTACAGCACGGTACGCCGGGTCAGTGGATACGGTGCCGGTCTGCTGGCTGGTGCGGTCCTGGCGCTGACGCCCGTGGCGGCGTTGATGTTCCGCTTCAACAACCCCGACGCACTTCTCGTTCTGCTGATGGTGGTGGCCGCCTACTGCCTGATCCGTGCACTGGAGGCCAACCCGACCCGGTGGATCGCCCTGGCCGGTGTGGCCATCGGATTCGCATTCCTGGCCAAGCTTCTGCAGGCCCTGCTGGTCACCCCGGCATTCGCCCTGGTGGTGTTGGTCGCGGTCCCGGGCAGTGTGTGGCTGCGGCTGCGTCATCTTGGCGTCGGTCTGCTCGCGATGGTGGTCTCCGCCGGGTGGTACCTGGCTCTGGTCAGCCTGTGGCCCAGTGATTCTCGGCCCTACATCGGCGGATCCACCGACAACAGCCTGCTGCAGCTTGCGCTGGGTTACAACGGCCTGGGACGGGTGTTCGGCGGCGACGGGAATCCGGGCGGCAACTCCGGCGGGGGCGCCGGCGGGGGTGGCGGTCCCGGTGGCGGGATGTTCGGTGGGTCCACCGGCATCACCAGGATGTTCGGGGAGTCGATGGGCACCGAGATCTCCTGGCTGTTGCCTGCCGCGCTGATCGCCTTGGTGGCCGGCCTGTGGTTCACCAGGCGCGCGCCCCGCACCGACCGAACCCGCGCCTCGCTGTTGCTGTGGGGCGGCTGGCTGGTGGTCACAGTCGTGGTGTTCAGCTTCATGAAGGGGATCATGCATCCCTACTACACAATCGCTTTGGCGCCGGCGATCGGCGCAGTGATCGGCATCGGTGTGCGAGAACTGTGGCGCGGCAAGCAGTTTGTGTTACCACGGGTGGCGCTCGGAGCAATGTTGGTGACCACCGGAGTGTGGAACTTCGTCCTTCTCGACCGCACACCCGAGTGGCTTCCCTGGCTGCGCTGGGTGGTGTTGGCCGGCTCGATCGTGGTCACCGCCGTGCTCGTGGCGGGCGGACATCGCCTCGGGCGCTGGACGGTCGCACTGGCGGCGGCGGGCCTGCTCTTCGGCCTCGGTGCCACAGCGGCCTACACCGTCGAGACCGTGGCGAACAGCCACAGCGGGGGGATTCCGACATCGGGACCGGTTCGCTCCGGCGGAGGTATGGGCTTCGGCGGCCCAGGTGGTCCTCGCGGCCAGCAGGCGTCGGATAACACCGAACTGAAGGCCATGCTCACTGCGGCCGACAATCGTTGGGCCGCAGCGACTGTCGGGTCCATGGGCACCAGCCCGCTGGAGCTGGCCACCGGCACATCGATCATGTCGATCGGTGGTTTCGGCGGTGGCGACAACTCGCCGACACTGGAGCAATTCAAGTCCTACGTGGCCGCAGGGCAGGTCCACTACTTCATCGCAGGGGAGGGACCCGGCGGTGGCCATCACGGACCCGGCGGCGACTCGGGTGCGGGTACCCAGATCACCCAGTGGGTGAAGCAGCACTTCACCGCACAGGATGTGGGCGGGACCGAGGTCTACGACCTGACCGCGCCGAACTAA
- a CDS encoding alkaline phosphatase family protein, which yields MGNAAHIGRVGALAVALGIGSWLASTPPVANAQPSNTSTASGATASAAKPKPAAVGKTHRVTPSLAAGPSSAKVAKPAHLSAPVMHAPTVHSIAVAVHSLVGDGRPPTPATISSMLAYAGDELRRITGIGKQGAVTTTAVPATGPNLLTNPGAELGDPAGYGNSTVSVPGWTATGTPTVVQYGELRNAWPVGLSFAWPNLPAIVSFPGVNAAPPGGGAQFFGGGDVATSKLSQTVDLSASSAEIDSGTVPFNLNGYLGGYLLDPSFASVKVTFLDQNQLYLGSSTIGPVSNLDRWGQTGFRQRTSIGTVPVGTRSAVVTLTMHDLNPVVIGFTARYNNAYADNLSFSIGTAQPAPPAPTPPVSDVQPLDHVFLVYMENKGYNDIVGSPNAPFLNSLINGYGLANNYYAVTHPSLPNYYAIVGGQVYGKTYNCKSVCITDPNNLAVNLDTHGKTWAAYAQGMTPGQPLQSTANYSTDQTPWPAFAGIGDNQAYAAAHMFPLTQMAIDLQSDATTPDFVWFAADEDSNGEGPVDSLAGVAHFAFSQIDPRHQYNVPALDQFLADNVPTIMNSDVWNTTKSVLIVTFDEDNNNITLGFGNEGNHVVTVVIPSPMAVSAGGMKGGAFVVTDHYDHYSTLRTIEDALGLPPMTNNDKYAQPLNGFWT from the coding sequence ATGGGTAACGCAGCACATATCGGCAGGGTCGGGGCGCTCGCGGTAGCCCTCGGGATCGGTTCCTGGTTGGCGAGCACCCCGCCTGTGGCGAATGCCCAGCCGTCGAACACCTCGACTGCCTCGGGGGCCACGGCATCGGCGGCCAAACCGAAACCCGCGGCAGTGGGCAAGACGCACCGGGTGACGCCCAGTTTGGCCGCCGGCCCGTCGTCGGCCAAAGTGGCCAAGCCCGCGCACCTTTCGGCTCCGGTGATGCACGCGCCGACAGTGCACTCGATCGCCGTCGCAGTGCATTCTCTGGTCGGCGATGGCAGGCCGCCAACACCGGCGACGATCTCGTCGATGCTGGCATATGCGGGCGACGAATTGCGTCGTATCACGGGCATCGGGAAGCAGGGCGCGGTCACGACCACCGCGGTACCGGCCACCGGGCCCAACCTGCTGACGAATCCGGGTGCCGAGCTCGGTGATCCGGCCGGGTACGGCAACAGCACCGTCAGCGTGCCGGGCTGGACGGCAACAGGCACCCCGACTGTGGTTCAGTACGGCGAACTCCGCAACGCGTGGCCGGTGGGCCTGAGCTTCGCATGGCCGAATCTTCCCGCCATCGTCTCGTTCCCGGGCGTCAACGCGGCACCCCCCGGTGGGGGCGCCCAGTTCTTCGGTGGCGGAGACGTGGCCACGTCCAAGCTCTCCCAGACCGTGGACCTCAGTGCATCCAGTGCTGAGATCGACAGCGGCACAGTCCCTTTCAATCTGAACGGCTACCTGGGCGGCTACCTACTGGATCCGTCCTTCGCCAGTGTGAAGGTCACTTTCCTGGACCAGAACCAGCTCTACCTCGGAAGCTCGACGATCGGGCCGGTCTCCAACCTGGATCGCTGGGGGCAGACCGGATTCCGGCAGCGCACCTCCATCGGTACCGTCCCGGTGGGCACGCGCAGCGCCGTCGTCACCTTGACCATGCACGACCTGAATCCGGTGGTGATCGGTTTCACCGCCCGCTACAACAACGCGTACGCCGACAACCTGTCCTTCAGCATCGGCACCGCCCAACCCGCACCGCCCGCGCCCACGCCGCCGGTGTCCGATGTCCAGCCGCTCGACCACGTGTTCCTGGTCTACATGGAGAACAAGGGCTACAACGACATCGTCGGAAGCCCCAACGCACCGTTCCTCAACAGCTTGATCAACGGCTACGGCCTCGCCAACAACTATTACGCGGTGACTCATCCCAGCCTGCCGAACTACTACGCCATCGTCGGCGGCCAGGTGTACGGCAAGACCTACAACTGCAAATCGGTCTGCATCACCGATCCCAACAATCTCGCCGTCAACCTGGACACCCACGGCAAGACGTGGGCGGCCTACGCCCAAGGCATGACACCGGGGCAGCCGTTGCAGTCGACCGCGAACTATTCGACGGACCAGACCCCGTGGCCGGCCTTCGCCGGCATCGGCGACAACCAGGCCTACGCCGCTGCGCACATGTTCCCGCTGACGCAAATGGCCATCGACCTCCAATCAGACGCCACCACACCGGATTTCGTGTGGTTCGCCGCCGACGAGGATTCCAACGGCGAAGGCCCGGTCGACTCGCTGGCGGGTGTCGCGCACTTCGCGTTCTCGCAGATCGATCCGCGTCACCAGTACAACGTCCCCGCGCTCGACCAGTTCCTGGCGGACAACGTCCCGACGATCATGAATTCCGACGTCTGGAATACCACCAAGTCGGTGCTGATCGTGACGTTCGACGAGGACAACAACAACATCACGCTGGGCTTCGGCAACGAGGGCAACCACGTCGTCACGGTGGTGATCCCCTCGCCGATGGCGGTGAGTGCGGGCGGTATGAAGGGCGGCGCCTTCGTCGTCACCGATCATTACGACCACTACAGCACGCTGCGCACCATCGAGGACGCGCTCGGGTTGCCGCCGATGACCAACAACGACAAGTATGCCCAACCTCTCAACGGATTCTGGACCTGA
- a CDS encoding alkyl/aryl-sulfatase yields the protein MTPKPPSAVIEAAHAEHLESLPFEDTADFDAADRGFIAALTPCVVKAADGRVVWDNDAYGFLDGDAPTSVHPSLWRQSILAAKQGLYEVVEGIYQVRGLDLSNISFIEGDTGIVVIDPLVSTETAAAALALYRAHRGDRPVVAVIYTHSHVDHFGGVLGVTTQADVDAGKVAVLAPEGFTEHAVQENVYAGTAMARRAGYMYGAVLGRGPQGQVGCGLGQTPSTGEVAIIVPTIDITTTGEKHTIDGVEIEFQMAPGTEAPAEMHFYFPKFRALCMAENATHNLHNLLTLRGALVRDPHGWSGYLTEAIETFADRTDVVFASHHWPTWGQDNIVEFLSLQRDLYAYLHDQTLRQLNQGYTGIEIAEGFQMPPALHKAWHAHGYYGSVSHNVKAVYQRYMGWFDGNPARLWAHPPEAIGPRYVEAMGGADRVVELARAAAESGDYRWAATLLDHVIFTDEQHAGARELYADTLEQLAYGAECATWRNFFLSGATELRDGNFGTPTQVSPTTLLAQLTPEQMFDVLAISVNGPRSWDLDIALDVTFADLDANYRLTLRNGVLVYRQCPADESTATATIRLATKLRLLAAAAGDFTSPGLETTGEAEALQKFLGALDQPDPSFNIITP from the coding sequence ATGACACCCAAGCCGCCGTCCGCCGTCATCGAGGCCGCCCATGCCGAGCACCTGGAGTCCCTGCCGTTCGAGGACACCGCGGACTTCGACGCCGCCGACCGCGGCTTCATCGCCGCCCTGACCCCGTGCGTGGTCAAGGCCGCCGACGGGCGGGTGGTGTGGGACAACGACGCGTACGGATTCCTCGACGGGGATGCGCCGACATCGGTGCACCCGAGCCTGTGGCGGCAGTCCATCCTGGCTGCCAAGCAGGGCCTCTACGAGGTGGTCGAGGGTATCTACCAGGTCCGCGGACTGGACCTGTCCAACATCAGCTTCATCGAGGGCGACACCGGCATCGTGGTGATCGATCCGCTGGTCTCCACCGAAACCGCTGCGGCCGCTCTCGCGCTCTACCGGGCGCACCGTGGCGACCGTCCGGTTGTCGCGGTCATTTACACCCACTCCCACGTCGACCACTTCGGCGGTGTCCTCGGGGTGACCACCCAGGCCGACGTCGACGCGGGCAAGGTCGCAGTGCTGGCCCCGGAGGGGTTCACCGAGCACGCCGTCCAGGAGAACGTCTACGCCGGCACCGCGATGGCCCGTCGTGCCGGTTACATGTACGGCGCCGTCCTCGGCCGCGGCCCGCAAGGGCAGGTCGGCTGCGGGTTGGGGCAGACCCCGTCGACGGGCGAGGTCGCGATCATCGTGCCGACCATCGACATCACCACTACCGGTGAGAAGCACACCATCGACGGCGTCGAGATCGAATTCCAGATGGCACCGGGCACCGAGGCGCCCGCCGAGATGCACTTCTACTTTCCGAAGTTCCGCGCTCTGTGCATGGCCGAGAACGCCACGCACAACCTGCACAACCTGTTGACGTTGCGCGGGGCGCTGGTGCGCGACCCGCACGGGTGGTCGGGGTACCTGACCGAGGCCATCGAGACGTTCGCCGACCGCACCGACGTGGTGTTCGCCTCGCATCATTGGCCGACCTGGGGTCAGGACAACATCGTCGAATTCCTCTCCCTGCAACGCGATCTCTACGCATATCTGCACGACCAGACGCTGCGTCAGCTCAACCAGGGCTACACCGGCATCGAGATCGCCGAGGGCTTCCAGATGCCGCCCGCGCTGCACAAGGCGTGGCATGCGCACGGCTACTACGGGTCGGTCAGCCACAACGTCAAAGCTGTCTACCAGCGGTACATGGGCTGGTTCGACGGCAACCCCGCGCGGTTGTGGGCTCATCCGCCCGAGGCGATCGGGCCGCGCTACGTCGAGGCGATGGGTGGCGCCGACCGAGTGGTCGAGCTGGCCCGGGCGGCCGCAGAATCCGGTGACTATCGTTGGGCGGCAACGCTACTGGATCACGTCATCTTCACCGATGAGCAGCATGCGGGGGCCAGGGAGCTCTACGCCGACACACTCGAGCAGCTGGCGTACGGCGCCGAGTGTGCGACGTGGCGCAACTTCTTCCTGTCCGGTGCCACCGAGCTGCGCGACGGGAACTTCGGCACACCCACCCAGGTATCGCCGACGACGTTGCTTGCCCAGCTGACCCCGGAGCAGATGTTCGACGTGCTGGCGATCAGCGTCAACGGGCCGCGGTCGTGGGATCTGGACATCGCGCTCGATGTCACGTTCGCCGACCTCGACGCCAACTACCGGCTCACCCTACGTAATGGTGTGCTGGTCTACCGGCAGTGCCCGGCGGACGAGTCGACAGCGACCGCCACCATCCGGCTGGCCACCAAGTTACGGCTATTGGCCGCCGCGGCAGGCGATTTCACCTCACCGGGCCTGGAGACCACCGGTGAGGCGGAAGCCCTGCAGAAGTTTCTCGGTGCGCTGGATCAGCCGGACCCGAGCTTCAACATCATCACGCCCTAG